The following are encoded together in the Kribbella voronezhensis genome:
- a CDS encoding alpha/beta fold hydrolase has protein sequence MISDVDGLPVYYESFGEGRPIVFLPGWGNANGEGRDVHEPVFADRPGWRRIHLDPPGTGKTPSREWITDQDGMLDVIARAIDGVIGSSAFAVAGTSAGGLHARGLVRRDPERILGLMLRVPGVVVDRSQRQLPHDLPAQSPEYEAALLEKQKAYYDPAEQQADLEFLGAIQGDVTRYSLSGDLSVRLEAPTLIVTGRQDVMTGYADAWSLLDDYPRATYAVLDEADHDLPVRNHALYRALVADWLDRIEGQLEDPAA, from the coding sequence ACTGCCGGTGTACTACGAGTCGTTCGGCGAGGGGAGGCCGATCGTCTTCCTGCCGGGCTGGGGCAACGCGAACGGCGAAGGCCGCGACGTCCACGAGCCGGTCTTCGCCGATCGGCCCGGTTGGCGGCGGATCCACCTCGACCCACCGGGGACCGGCAAGACCCCGTCACGAGAGTGGATCACGGATCAGGACGGGATGCTCGACGTGATCGCCCGGGCGATCGACGGTGTGATCGGCTCTTCCGCTTTCGCGGTCGCCGGTACGTCGGCCGGCGGCCTGCATGCCCGTGGGTTGGTCCGCCGGGACCCTGAGCGCATCTTGGGATTGATGCTCCGGGTGCCGGGCGTGGTCGTCGATCGCTCGCAGCGCCAGTTGCCGCACGACCTGCCGGCCCAGTCGCCGGAGTACGAGGCGGCGCTGCTGGAGAAGCAGAAGGCCTACTACGATCCCGCCGAACAACAGGCCGATCTGGAGTTCCTCGGTGCGATCCAGGGCGATGTCACTCGCTACTCGTTGTCCGGGGACCTGTCCGTGCGGCTGGAGGCGCCGACGCTGATCGTCACCGGGCGACAGGACGTGATGACGGGCTATGCGGATGCCTGGTCGCTGCTGGACGACTACCCGCGCGCGACGTACGCAGTACTGGATGAAGCGGATCATGATCTGCCGGTACGGAACCACGCGCTCTACCGGGCGCTGGTGGCCGACTGGCTCGATCGGATCGAGGGACAGCTGGAGGACCCGGCCGCTTGA